TTGAACTGCTGGGAAATGTGGTGCGTAAGGCTTTCTTTGTTGATCATCGTCTGGCTCCGCGAAGCAGCTGCAAGCTTCAAGTGGTTCGTGTCGTTCCCTGGCAGTGCTGCTTAGCCGTAGCGACCGGTAATGTAGTCTTCGGTCTGCTTCTTCGCCGGGTTGGTGAACAGGGTGTCGGTATCACCGAATTCGACCAGTTTGCCCATGTACATGAAGGCGGTGTAGTCGGACACGCGCGCGGCCTGCTGCATGTTGTGGGTGACGATGACGATGGTGTACTTGGATTTCAACTCGTAGATCAGTTCTTCGACCTTGAGGGTCGAGATCGGGTCCAGTGCCGAGCAGGGTTCGTCGAGCAGCAGCACTTCAGGCTCCACCGCGATGGTACGGGCGATCACCAGGCGCTGCTGCTGGCCACCAGACAGGCCCAGTGCCGAATCATGCAGACGGTCCTTGACCTCGTCCCAGAGCGCTGCGCCTTTCAGCGCCCACTCGACCGCTTCGTCGAGTACGCGCTTCTTGTTGATGCCCTGGATGCGCAGGCCATACACCACGTTCTCATAGATGGTCTTGGGGAACGGGTTAGGCTTCTGGAACACCATGCCCACACGGCGACGCAACTCGGCAACGTCTTCGCCCTTGCGGTAGATGTTGTTGCCATAGAGGTTGATGGCGCCTTCAACACGGCAGCCATCAACCAGGTCGTTCATGCGGTTGAAGGTGCGCAGCAGTGTCGACTTGCCGCAACCGGACGGGCCGATGAAGGCGGTCACGCGCTGCTTGGGGATGTTCATGCTGACGTCGAACAACGCCTGCTTTTCGCCGTAGTACAGGCTCAGGCCCGGAACTTCGATGGCCACGGTCTCTTCGGCCAGGCGCAGGCTCTGCTTGTCGCGACCCAGGGCAGACATGTCGATGCCGTGGGTGTGGGATTCTTGCTGCATGGTCAACTCCATACGCTATCAATTCGTTTCAAAGGGCCGCCCGGCATCCGGGCGGCACGCTTGCAATCAGGTTCAGCTGTCGAGCGCCTTGTACTTCTCGCGCAGGTGGTTACGGATCCACACCGCCGAGAGGTTGAGGGTGGCGATCACCATCACCAGCAGCAGCGCAGTGGCATAGACCAGCGGCCGCGCGGCCTCGACGTTGGGGCTCTGGAAGCCGACGTCATAGATGTGGAAGCCCAGGTGCATGATCTTCTGGTCAAGGTGCAGGTACGGGTAGTTGCCATCCACCGGCAGCGACGGCGCCAGCTTGACCACACCCACCAGCATCAGCGGCGCCACTTCGCCAGCGGCGCGGGCCACGGCGAGGATCATGCCGGTCATCATGGCCGGACTGGCCATCGGCAGGACGATCTTCCACAGGGTCTCGGCCTTGGTCGCGCCGAGTGCCAGCGAGCCTTCACGCACGGTGCGCGGAATACGCGCCAGGCCTTCCTCGGTGGCAACGAT
The Pseudomonas sp. KU43P genome window above contains:
- the pstB gene encoding phosphate ABC transporter ATP-binding protein PstB — encoded protein: MQQESHTHGIDMSALGRDKQSLRLAEETVAIEVPGLSLYYGEKQALFDVSMNIPKQRVTAFIGPSGCGKSTLLRTFNRMNDLVDGCRVEGAINLYGNNIYRKGEDVAELRRRVGMVFQKPNPFPKTIYENVVYGLRIQGINKKRVLDEAVEWALKGAALWDEVKDRLHDSALGLSGGQQQRLVIARTIAVEPEVLLLDEPCSALDPISTLKVEELIYELKSKYTIVIVTHNMQQAARVSDYTAFMYMGKLVEFGDTDTLFTNPAKKQTEDYITGRYG